One genomic segment of Methanothermococcus okinawensis IH1 includes these proteins:
- a CDS encoding FAD-dependent oxidoreductase: MKIVVVGGGTSGLLSALALEKKGHDVVVLEKDKVGGLCRSEYIDGYTVDIGIHAITMLNDGPLIRLLKKYSRYLPNFRPYGDYYIRTDKLYNIPVSMQEWTTTPVVPNKDKILITTKIIDLMTSGFSKETSVYDIIKDMNLSKTSIDFFNTICYFLSGEDAKKTPLWRLFTGAGYIPEDDILPFIYKDLKINPLKTVLFKKFSRNKIMDILNAGFLSSIKSGSKKYINKFINKNRYWTQGYPLGGVQSICNCILYSLTKTDIRNEEVKRIIETSSETNSNSNDNSNNNSNNNNNHKNGYIVETDKNSYYADIVIYSAPSRYLPDIAQIPEIQKNKKDFKNIKFTKSLTVWIGHEENPFPYMGSEVWIDYPCWATCTSNYDKSLAPNGKHLLGFSFTNTKKEEVLNIIENKLGLNLNKADMIHFQEAIPEQASCAVNQFFVYPKVKDNFYVVGTDADPRSMGITRAAYSVEVMLSELDNTFNKNNKNK; encoded by the coding sequence ATGAAGATTGTGGTAGTTGGTGGGGGAACATCGGGTTTATTGTCTGCCTTAGCACTTGAAAAGAAGGGTCATGATGTAGTAGTCCTTGAAAAAGATAAAGTTGGCGGATTATGTAGAAGCGAATATATAGATGGTTATACTGTTGATATTGGAATCCATGCCATCACCATGTTAAACGATGGACCGTTGATAAGGTTATTGAAAAAATATTCAAGATATCTTCCAAATTTTAGACCTTATGGGGATTACTACATTAGAACGGATAAATTATACAATATTCCCGTATCCATGCAGGAATGGACAACCACACCAGTAGTGCCAAATAAGGATAAAATTTTAATTACTACAAAAATAATAGACCTAATGACAAGCGGTTTTTCAAAAGAAACCTCCGTTTATGATATAATTAAGGATATGAATTTAAGCAAAACATCTATTGATTTTTTTAACACAATATGCTATTTTTTAAGCGGAGAAGATGCTAAAAAAACACCATTATGGAGATTATTCACGGGTGCAGGGTATATACCAGAAGATGATATATTACCTTTTATATATAAAGATTTAAAAATAAATCCATTAAAAACCGTATTATTTAAAAAATTTAGCAGAAATAAAATCATGGATATATTAAACGCGGGTTTTTTATCATCTATAAAAAGTGGCTCCAAGAAGTATATCAACAAATTTATAAATAAAAACAGATACTGGACACAGGGTTATCCTCTCGGAGGAGTTCAATCCATTTGTAATTGCATATTATACTCACTAACCAAAACAGATATTAGAAATGAAGAGGTAAAAAGAATTATTGAAACGAGCAGTGAAACTAATAGTAATAGTAATGATAATAGCAATAATAATAGCAACAATAACAATAATCATAAAAATGGCTATATTGTTGAAACCGATAAAAACAGCTATTATGCGGATATTGTAATATATTCAGCTCCTTCTCGGTATCTTCCAGATATTGCACAAATACCTGAAATTCAGAAAAATAAAAAGGATTTTAAAAATATAAAATTTACAAAATCATTAACTGTTTGGATAGGTCATGAAGAAAATCCATTTCCATATATGGGTTCAGAGGTTTGGATAGACTATCCGTGCTGGGCAACATGCACATCAAATTACGATAAAAGCTTAGCACCCAATGGAAAGCATTTGCTTGGATTTTCATTTACCAATACAAAAAAAGAGGAAGTTTTAAATATTATAGAAAATAAACTAGGTTTAAATCTAAATAAAGCAGATATGATTCACTTTCAAGAGGCTATTCCTGAGCAGGCATCCTGTGCAGTTAATCAATTCTTTGTTTATCCAAAGGTTAAGGATAATTTTTATGTTGTTGGAACAGATGCTGACCCGAGAAGTATGGGTATTACAAGGGCAGCATATTCTGTTGAGGTAATGTTATCTGAGCTCGACAATACATTTAATAAAAATAATAAAAATAAATAA
- a CDS encoding fumarylacetoacetate hydrolase family protein, with the protein MTLNINPTKIICVGLNYIDHAKELNMKIPEEPVIFLKPTSSIIYNNDKIVIPPQSHRVDYEAELAVVIGKKCKNVKKEDASNYIKGYTILNDVTARDLQEKDGQWTRAKSFDTFCPIGPKLVKDVDPHNLDIQLRVNDEIKQKSNTKNMIFTVEELIEFISSIMTLYPDDIISTGTPPGVGKLNRGDIVEAEIENIGILRNYVI; encoded by the coding sequence ATGACATTGAATATAAATCCAACAAAGATAATCTGTGTAGGTTTAAACTATATTGACCATGCAAAAGAACTTAATATGAAAATTCCAGAAGAACCAGTTATATTTTTAAAACCAACATCCTCCATAATATATAATAACGATAAAATAGTCATACCCCCACAATCCCATCGAGTAGATTATGAGGCGGAGCTCGCAGTAGTGATTGGCAAAAAATGTAAAAATGTAAAAAAAGAAGATGCATCAAATTATATCAAGGGATATACCATATTAAATGATGTTACGGCAAGAGACCTTCAAGAAAAAGACGGACAATGGACTAGGGCTAAATCATTTGACACATTCTGCCCAATAGGTCCAAAATTAGTTAAAGATGTTGACCCTCATAATTTAGATATTCAATTAAGGGTAAATGATGAAATAAAACAAAAATCTAATACAAAAAATATGATATTTACCGTTGAAGAACTGATAGAATTTATATCTTCCATTATGACATTATATCCTGATGATATAATTTCAACAGGAACTCCCCCTGGTGTTGGAAAATTAAACCGTGGCGATATAGTTGAGGCAGAAATCGAAAATATTGGCATTTTAAGAAATTATGTAATATAA
- the hpt gene encoding hypoxanthine/guanine phosphoribosyltransferase, whose amino-acid sequence MNLLEDTLKSCPIVKRGEYNYFIHPITDGVPLMNSQLLREVATKIIKISDMDIDKIVTAEAMGIPIATTISLYTDIPYVIMRKRKYLLEGEIPVHQETGYSKGELYLNGVNKGDKVLIVDDVISTGGTMVAIIKALEKAGAHIKDIVCVIERGNGKEEVKEKTGYDVKTLVKIDVVNGKVVIL is encoded by the coding sequence GTGAATTTATTGGAGGATACCTTAAAATCATGCCCAATTGTAAAAAGAGGGGAATATAATTATTTTATACATCCAATAACTGATGGAGTCCCTTTAATGAATTCTCAACTGTTGAGGGAAGTAGCCACGAAAATTATAAAAATCTCAGATATGGACATTGATAAAATAGTTACGGCTGAGGCTATGGGCATACCTATTGCAACCACGATATCGTTATATACGGATATACCTTATGTTATCATGAGAAAAAGGAAGTATTTACTTGAAGGGGAAATTCCTGTTCATCAGGAAACTGGATATAGTAAAGGTGAATTGTATTTAAATGGGGTTAATAAAGGAGATAAAGTTTTGATAGTTGATGATGTCATATCAACAGGAGGAACAATGGTGGCAATAATCAAAGCCTTGGAAAAAGCAGGAGCCCATATAAAAGATATTGTTTGCGTAATTGAAAGAGGAAATGGTAAGGAAGAGGTAAAAGAGAAAACAGGTTATGATGTAAAAACTCTTGTTAAAATAGATGTAGTGAATGGAAAAGTCGTAATTTTATAA
- a CDS encoding peptide arginase family protein codes for MRILDIDLDFFLNKIMFWKKDNKRLNEKEYIPWKKEKVIDFLENRCGLSSDNKIKGRIIKKHHEAFYFWRELIYRGELTLPFEVVHIDAHADLGLGDLSYKYIMEELLHKPLNERDNPNPKYICEGNYLAFSIANSWISKLTYITHPKGGNDLLKEYFMDYNLNSGYIQMKKMNDVNNPNSIISLEPKVKFEKIPYKDFKDNGNFNYIVLAISPRYTPKRADALIPIFRKYIDEI; via the coding sequence ATGAGAATATTAGATATAGATTTAGATTTCTTTTTAAACAAAATAATGTTTTGGAAAAAGGACAATAAACGATTAAATGAAAAGGAGTACATACCTTGGAAAAAAGAGAAAGTAATTGATTTTTTAGAAAATAGATGTGGATTATCATCAGATAATAAAATTAAAGGTAGAATTATCAAAAAACATCATGAGGCATTTTACTTTTGGAGGGAGCTCATATACAGAGGTGAGCTCACCCTACCATTTGAGGTTGTGCATATCGATGCCCATGCTGACTTGGGATTGGGAGACCTGTCTTATAAATATATCATGGAGGAGCTCCTTCATAAACCATTAAATGAACGAGATAATCCTAATCCAAAATATATATGTGAAGGAAATTATTTGGCATTTTCAATTGCTAATAGTTGGATAAGTAAATTAACTTATATTACCCATCCAAAAGGTGGAAATGACCTTTTAAAAGAATATTTTATGGATTATAATTTGAATAGTGGATATATTCAAATGAAGAAAATGAACGATGTAAATAACCCAAACAGCATAATATCCCTTGAACCAAAGGTAAAGTTTGAGAAAATACCTTATAAGGATTTTAAGGATAATGGGAATTTCAACTATATTGTGTTGGCAATTTCACCGCGATATACTCCAAAGCGGGCAGATGCACTTATACCAATATTTAGAAAATATATCGATGAGATATAA
- a CDS encoding Coenzyme F420 hydrogenase/dehydrogenase, beta subunit C-terminal domain — protein sequence MKYLLVQSTDENILKHAECGGAVTSLFKYLLDKKLVDGVLTLKKGEDVYDGIPTLVENSEELIQTCGSLHCAPTNIAKIISKYLYDLKLAVAVKPCDAMAIKELEKRYQINKDNIYTIGLNCGGTVPPITAIKMIELFYDVNPEDVVKEEIDKGKFIIELKDGTEKGIKIDELEEKGYGRRKNCQRCELKIPRNADIACGNWGAEKGWTFVEVCSEKGRELIESAEKEGYIKIKTPSENNIKIREKIEKIMIKLSKSSQKKQLEEEYPSIEKWNEYWNRCIKCYGCRDVCPICFCKECVLNEDYVDKGKIPPDPIMFQGIRLSHMSFSCVNCGQCEDVCPMEIPLSCIYHRMQLRYRDTVGFIPGVDDELPPMYGSEKE from the coding sequence ATGAAATATCTCTTAGTCCAATCAACAGATGAAAATATATTAAAACATGCAGAATGTGGTGGGGCAGTAACTTCGTTATTCAAATATCTACTTGATAAAAAACTTGTTGATGGAGTTTTAACCCTAAAAAAAGGAGAAGATGTTTATGACGGAATACCTACTCTTGTAGAAAATTCAGAGGAATTAATACAAACATGCGGTTCATTACACTGTGCTCCAACAAATATTGCTAAAATTATAAGCAAATATCTATACGATTTAAAGTTAGCAGTAGCTGTAAAACCATGTGATGCTATGGCTATAAAGGAGCTCGAAAAAAGGTATCAAATAAATAAGGATAATATCTATACCATAGGTTTAAACTGCGGTGGAACAGTTCCACCCATAACAGCCATAAAAATGATAGAATTATTTTATGATGTAAATCCTGAGGATGTTGTTAAGGAAGAAATAGATAAAGGAAAATTTATAATTGAATTAAAGGATGGAACAGAAAAAGGAATAAAAATAGATGAATTGGAAGAAAAGGGATATGGTAGAAGAAAAAACTGTCAAAGATGTGAATTAAAAATACCAAGAAATGCCGATATCGCCTGTGGAAATTGGGGGGCAGAGAAAGGATGGACTTTTGTTGAAGTGTGTTCAGAAAAAGGAAGAGAGTTAATTGAAAGTGCTGAAAAAGAAGGATATATTAAGATTAAAACCCCATCTGAAAATAACATTAAAATCAGAGAAAAGATTGAAAAAATTATGATTAAATTATCCAAATCATCTCAAAAGAAACAGCTTGAAGAGGAATATCCATCCATTGAAAAATGGAATGAGTATTGGAACAGATGTATAAAATGCTACGGTTGTAGGGACGTCTGTCCAATATGTTTCTGTAAGGAATGTGTTTTAAATGAGGATTATGTAGATAAAGGAAAAATTCCACCAGACCCTATAATGTTCCAAGGTATAAGGCTATCCCACATGAGTTTTAGCTGTGTAAATTGCGGTCAGTGTGAGGATGTCTGTCCAATGGAGATTCCATTGAGCTGTATATATCATAGAATGCAGTTAAGGTATAGAGACACTGTTGGATTTATACCTGGTGTAGATGATGAGCTCCCTCCAATGTATGGTTCGGAAAAGGAGTAA
- a CDS encoding DUF2666 domain-containing protein produces MENKGKIETGEKIQFRAKRGKWFVVKKMDINENTEDIEIARLLNSIDKTINKKILEFLPFDIKKIEEMADEIYQKKKGRVKEEDIANALSKLKSPSTTRKLNNITELKEGKEILKIILNNIILERLGIKTKLDTKLIDKYIEKSSD; encoded by the coding sequence ATGGAAAATAAGGGAAAAATAGAAACTGGTGAAAAAATACAATTCAGAGCAAAAAGAGGAAAATGGTTTGTTGTTAAAAAAATGGATATTAATGAAAACACCGAAGACATTGAAATTGCAAGGCTTTTAAATTCCATTGACAAAACCATTAATAAGAAGATATTGGAATTCCTTCCATTTGATATAAAAAAAATCGAAGAAATGGCTGATGAAATATATCAAAAGAAAAAAGGTAGAGTTAAAGAGGAGGATATAGCAAATGCACTTTCAAAATTAAAATCTCCATCAACAACAAGAAAATTAAATAATATAACGGAATTAAAAGAAGGTAAAGAGATATTGAAAATAATATTGAATAATATTATATTAGAAAGATTAGGTATAAAAACAAAATTAGACACTAAATTAATTGATAAATACATAGAAAAAAGCAGTGATTAA
- a CDS encoding LL-diaminopimelate aminotransferase: MESYIQNLFAERIGGKNFGKEDVIYKFEKIKRAKREAKSRFPDVELIDMGVGEPDEMADPEVIDVLYNEAKKHENRGYADNGIQELKDAAAEYMEKVYGVKGINPVNEVIHSVGSKPALAYITSVFINPGDITLMTAPGYPVTATHTKWYGGEVYTLPLLEENGFLPDLESIPEDVKKRAKILYLNYPNNPTGAQATVEFYKKVVEFAKENNIIVVQDAAYGALTYNSKPLSFLSVDGAKDVGVEIHSFSKAFNMTGWRLAFVVGNELIVKGFATVKDNFDSGQFIPIQKAGIYCLKHPEITERTRQKYERRLKKMVNIFNELGFDAKMPGGTFYLYLKIPKGTKNGIVFNNAEEFSQYLIKEKLISTVPWDDAGSFVRLAACFSAFKDGKVSEEEEDRVLNEVKRRLSEIEFVFE, from the coding sequence ATGGAAAGCTATATCCAAAATCTGTTTGCTGAGAGAATTGGAGGAAAAAATTTTGGTAAAGAGGATGTAATATATAAGTTCGAGAAGATAAAAAGAGCAAAAAGGGAAGCTAAAAGTAGATTTCCAGATGTTGAACTAATAGACATGGGTGTAGGAGAACCAGATGAAATGGCAGACCCAGAGGTAATAGATGTATTATATAATGAGGCAAAAAAACACGAAAACAGGGGATATGCAGACAACGGTATTCAAGAATTAAAAGATGCTGCTGCTGAATATATGGAAAAGGTATATGGTGTTAAAGGTATCAACCCAGTAAATGAAGTAATACATTCAGTAGGTTCAAAACCTGCATTGGCATATATTACATCGGTTTTCATAAATCCAGGAGATATTACACTTATGACTGCACCAGGCTATCCAGTAACTGCAACACACACAAAATGGTATGGTGGGGAGGTTTATACGCTCCCATTATTGGAAGAAAATGGATTTTTACCAGATTTAGAAAGCATTCCTGAGGATGTAAAAAAGAGGGCAAAAATATTATACTTAAACTATCCAAACAACCCAACCGGAGCTCAGGCTACTGTGGAATTTTATAAGAAAGTTGTTGAATTTGCAAAGGAAAACAATATAATTGTTGTTCAGGATGCTGCTTATGGAGCTCTTACTTACAACAGCAAGCCATTATCGTTTTTATCGGTAGATGGTGCAAAGGATGTTGGTGTGGAAATTCACAGCTTCTCAAAGGCATTTAATATGACAGGTTGGAGATTGGCTTTTGTTGTTGGAAACGAGTTAATAGTGAAAGGTTTTGCAACAGTTAAAGATAACTTTGATAGTGGTCAGTTTATACCCATTCAAAAGGCAGGCATATACTGCTTAAAACATCCGGAGATTACTGAAAGAACAAGACAAAAATACGAAAGAAGATTGAAGAAAATGGTAAATATATTCAACGAATTAGGATTTGATGCTAAAATGCCCGGTGGAACATTTTATTTATACCTAAAAATACCAAAAGGAACAAAGAATGGTATTGTATTCAACAATGCTGAGGAGTTTTCACAATATTTAATAAAAGAAAAACTTATTTCAACTGTTCCATGGGATGATGCAGGAAGCTTTGTAAGGTTGGCTGCATGTTTCTCAGCATTTAAAGACGGAAAGGTATCAGAAGAGGAGGAAGACAGAGTATTAAATGAGGTAAAAAGGAGATTATCAGAAATTGAATTTGTATTTGAATAA
- the fdhF gene encoding formate dehydrogenase subunit alpha gives MTRLKMVHTICPYCGCGCGIDLVVKDDKIVGTHPFKRHPINEGKVCIKGNYSYEFVHSDERLKKPLIKKDGKFVESTWEEALNLIASKLKEYAPDEMGFFSSARCTNEDNYVFQKFVRAVMKTNNIDHCARIUHSATVAGLGEAFGSGAMTNSIEDIEEANCILIIGSNTFEQHPLIARRVIRAKENGAKIIVIDPRKTMTANQADIYLQITPGTNVALINALMNVIINNNLVNKDFVKNRTKGFEELKKTVEKYTPEYASKICEVSPELIEEAAKLYASSEKSSLLYCMGVTQFTHGVDNVKSCCNLALITGNIGKRGTGVNPLRGQNNVQGACDMGALPDVYPGYQKVHIPEIYNKFEELWDTELNHEKGLTIPEMLEKAGESIKCLYIMGENPMVSDPDIHHVEHALKSLDFLVVQDIFLTETAQLADVVLPSACWAEKDGTFTNTARKVQLIRKAVNPPGEALEDWVIIKKLAEKMGYGNMFNYNSALDIFEEIRKVTPQYSGITYKKLGINGIPWPCKSEDSYGTPVLHAEKFLTPDGLGNLFAIEYGEPAELPDEEYPLMLTTGRVIFHYHTGTMTRKCKHIISEINEGFIEIHPEDAKKLNIKDKELVKVSSRRGDVKVRAKITENIKKGVVFMPFHFAESAANVLTNPAFDPYCKIPEFKVCAVKIDKL, from the coding sequence AAATGAAGGAAAGGTATGTATTAAAGGTAATTATAGTTATGAATTTGTCCATAGCGATGAGAGGTTAAAAAAACCACTAATTAAAAAAGATGGAAAATTTGTTGAATCCACTTGGGAAGAAGCTCTAAATTTAATTGCAAGTAAATTAAAGGAATATGCCCCTGATGAAATGGGCTTTTTCTCATCTGCAAGATGCACAAATGAAGACAATTATGTATTCCAAAAATTTGTGAGAGCGGTAATGAAAACCAATAATATAGACCATTGTGCGAGAATTTGACACTCTGCTACTGTTGCAGGTCTTGGGGAAGCTTTTGGGTCTGGTGCCATGACAAACTCAATTGAAGACATTGAAGAGGCAAATTGCATACTTATTATAGGTTCTAACACATTTGAACAGCATCCTTTAATTGCAAGAAGGGTTATTAGAGCAAAAGAAAATGGGGCTAAAATTATAGTTATTGACCCTAGAAAAACAATGACTGCAAACCAGGCAGATATATATCTGCAAATAACCCCTGGAACTAATGTTGCTCTAATAAATGCTTTAATGAATGTAATCATAAATAATAATTTAGTAAATAAAGATTTTGTAAAAAACAGAACAAAAGGATTTGAAGAGTTAAAAAAGACTGTGGAAAAATACACCCCAGAATACGCCTCAAAGATTTGCGAGGTTTCACCAGAATTAATAGAAGAAGCAGCAAAATTATATGCGAGCTCTGAAAAATCATCACTATTATACTGTATGGGAGTTACTCAATTTACACACGGTGTGGATAATGTTAAAAGTTGCTGTAATTTAGCACTAATAACCGGAAATATCGGAAAGAGAGGGACAGGAGTTAATCCATTAAGGGGACAAAACAATGTTCAAGGAGCATGTGATATGGGAGCTCTGCCTGATGTATATCCTGGTTATCAAAAAGTACATATCCCTGAAATATACAACAAATTTGAGGAGCTCTGGGACACAGAGTTAAATCATGAAAAAGGTTTAACTATTCCAGAAATGCTTGAAAAAGCTGGAGAAAGTATAAAATGTTTATATATTATGGGTGAAAACCCTATGGTTTCTGACCCTGATATACACCATGTAGAACATGCATTAAAATCCCTCGATTTCCTTGTAGTTCAGGATATATTTTTAACTGAAACAGCTCAACTGGCTGATGTTGTATTGCCATCTGCATGTTGGGCTGAAAAAGACGGAACATTTACAAATACTGCAAGAAAAGTTCAGCTTATAAGAAAAGCTGTAAATCCACCAGGAGAGGCACTTGAAGACTGGGTTATTATAAAAAAACTTGCTGAAAAAATGGGATATGGAAACATGTTCAATTACAATTCAGCACTTGACATATTTGAAGAAATTAGGAAAGTCACGCCTCAGTATTCAGGAATTACCTATAAAAAATTAGGTATAAATGGAATACCATGGCCATGTAAATCAGAAGATAGTTATGGAACCCCAGTATTACATGCTGAAAAATTCCTTACACCAGATGGATTAGGAAATCTATTTGCTATTGAATATGGAGAACCCGCAGAACTTCCAGATGAGGAATATCCATTGATGCTAACTACTGGAAGGGTGATATTCCATTATCACACGGGAACAATGACAAGAAAATGTAAGCACATAATATCTGAAATAAACGAAGGATTTATAGAGATACATCCAGAGGATGCCAAAAAATTAAATATTAAGGATAAAGAATTGGTAAAGGTTTCATCAAGAAGAGGGGATGTAAAAGTTAGGGCAAAAATCACTGAGAATATTAAAAAAGGAGTAGTGTTTATGCCATTCCATTTTGCAGAAAGTGCTGCAAATGTGCTTACAAATCCTGCATTTGACCCGTATTGTAAAATACCAGAATTTAAGGTATGTGCAGTAAAAATTGATAAATTATAA
- a CDS encoding manganese-dependent inorganic pyrophosphatase encodes MLYITGHKNPDTDSICSAIVLAHFLDGAPARLGELNPETEFVLKKFGVMEPELIKSAKDKEIILVDHAEKSQSLDDLDDGKLIGIIDHHKIGITTSEPILYIAKPVGSTATVISELYFRGMMEFIGGKNKELKPDLAGLLLSAILSDTILFKSVTTTDIDRELAEKLAEIAGINDIYAYGMEMLKAKSTVGSMDPEEIVNMDYKDFEFNGKKVGIGQVEVIDVSEVEAKKQDIYKALEEKFKEGYDLILFLITDIMKEGSEVLVVGNKEAFEKAFNVKLNNNSIFLDGVMSRKKQVVPPLEKYYMQ; translated from the coding sequence ATGTTGTATATTACAGGACATAAAAACCCAGATACAGATAGTATATGTTCAGCAATAGTTTTGGCACATTTTTTAGACGGAGCTCCGGCAAGGTTGGGAGAATTAAATCCAGAAACTGAATTTGTGTTAAAAAAATTTGGCGTTATGGAACCAGAATTAATAAAATCTGCAAAGGATAAAGAAATTATACTTGTGGACCACGCTGAAAAATCCCAAAGTTTAGATGATTTAGATGACGGAAAACTTATTGGAATAATCGACCACCACAAAATCGGCATTACCACCTCAGAACCAATATTGTATATTGCAAAACCCGTAGGTTCAACAGCAACAGTAATATCAGAACTTTATTTTAGAGGAATGATGGAATTTATCGGCGGAAAAAATAAGGAGTTAAAACCTGATTTAGCAGGATTATTACTTTCAGCTATTTTATCAGATACCATATTGTTTAAATCTGTTACAACAACAGATATAGATAGGGAGCTCGCAGAAAAACTTGCAGAAATTGCAGGTATCAACGATATATATGCCTATGGTATGGAAATGCTTAAAGCAAAATCCACAGTAGGTAGTATGGACCCCGAGGAAATTGTTAATATGGATTATAAGGACTTTGAGTTTAACGGTAAAAAAGTAGGCATTGGACAGGTTGAAGTAATAGATGTTTCAGAAGTTGAGGCAAAAAAACAGGACATATATAAGGCACTTGAAGAAAAATTCAAAGAAGGCTATGACTTAATATTGTTCCTTATCACTGACATAATGAAGGAAGGAAGCGAAGTTTTAGTTGTAGGGAATAAAGAAGCATTTGAAAAGGCATTCAATGTAAAACTAAATAATAACAGCATATTTTTAGATGGTGTGATGTCAAGAAAGAAACAGGTCGTTCCTCCTTTGGAAAAATATTATATGCAATAA
- a CDS encoding TldD/PmbA family protein, with product MDNDYLIDKILEIGEKNGFEVDIFLSKSESTSADLDGDSLDSIEENKDFGIGVRVLKDNKIGFAYSSDENEKVIYKAMENLVLDKYTDFPELAKNYPNPSGIFYKDILNMDEQELISDLITMEDILKESDITITGGGIGKSYEYNRIVNSKGLDIGEEFTYYSASISGIKDGETAYDYLTKTHRFNVEEMANKVKELLTLPQGIKTEYKGNIVLNTKALNSLLGYTLIPSFNAENVQRKRSVLTGKIGEKIFGDNINIIDDGTLNNALYSAKVDGEGTPTKRTILVEDGVLKNYLYDIKRANIEEGKESTGNGMRGYSSLPSVSASNFIIEPVEKIDDFDEYLCINNLIGAHTSNPITGDFSVEIRNSYIVKNGEKIPVKKGMLSGNIFEIFKDAIPLDNVEQRGKLISPPLLINGKIIV from the coding sequence ATGGATAATGATTATTTAATAGATAAAATATTAGAAATTGGGGAAAAAAATGGTTTTGAAGTGGATATTTTTTTATCAAAATCAGAAAGCACAAGTGCAGATTTGGATGGAGATAGCTTAGATAGTATTGAAGAAAATAAGGATTTTGGCATTGGAGTTAGGGTATTAAAGGATAATAAAATAGGCTTTGCATATTCATCCGATGAAAATGAGAAGGTGATATATAAAGCCATGGAAAACCTTGTTCTAGATAAATATACAGATTTTCCAGAGCTCGCAAAAAACTACCCAAATCCAAGTGGTATATTCTATAAAGATATACTAAATATGGACGAGCAGGAGCTCATAAGTGATTTAATTACTATGGAAGATATATTGAAAGAAAGTGATATTACTATTACAGGTGGTGGCATAGGCAAATCCTACGAATACAATAGGATAGTAAATTCAAAAGGATTGGATATTGGAGAGGAATTTACATACTATTCAGCATCAATTTCTGGGATAAAAGATGGTGAAACTGCCTATGACTATTTGACAAAAACTCACAGATTCAATGTCGAAGAAATGGCAAATAAGGTTAAAGAATTACTAACCTTACCACAAGGTATTAAAACAGAATATAAAGGAAATATTGTATTAAATACAAAAGCTTTAAACTCTCTTTTGGGATATACTCTTATACCTTCCTTCAATGCTGAGAATGTCCAAAGAAAAAGGTCTGTTCTTACTGGAAAAATTGGAGAAAAAATATTTGGAGATAATATCAATATCATCGATGACGGAACTTTAAATAATGCACTTTACTCTGCCAAGGTTGATGGTGAGGGAACACCCACAAAAAGAACAATTCTCGTTGAAGATGGAGTTTTAAAGAATTATTTGTATGATATAAAAAGGGCAAATATAGAAGAAGGAAAAGAATCTACGGGAAATGGAATGAGGGGATACAGCAGTTTGCCAAGTGTTTCAGCTTCAAATTTTATTATAGAACCCGTTGAAAAAATTGATGATTTTGATGAATATTTATGCATAAATAATTTAATCGGAGCTCATACTTCGAATCCTATCACAGGGGACTTTTCAGTAGAAATAAGAAACAGTTATATAGTGAAAAACGGCGAAAAGATACCAGTTAAAAAAGGTATGCTTTCTGGAAATATATTTGAAATTTTTAAAGATGCCATACCATTGGATAATGTTGAACAGCGTGGAAAGCTTATTTCACCACCATTGCTTATTAATGGAAAGATAATTGTATAG